The proteins below are encoded in one region of Rhododendron vialii isolate Sample 1 chromosome 7a, ASM3025357v1:
- the LOC131334276 gene encoding F-box/kelch-repeat protein At3g23880-like — protein MYREGKSKPSRSRVSFSHSTKPNLSLSLSLSLCAKMSDYLPRETLINILTRLPAKTLLRFRCICKSWLSLLSSPDFTSAHLQTAAAKSPLLLLHGYFLTGLTPRYKELYYLRSDDADFTSLLDLHCPFNTRAANFFRVVGSCNGVICLSDDLLGYTYTVILWNPAIRRYLTLPMPNICFDDYGPYMFSLGFGFDPKTNDHKVVRIVYLEGSGRVRGWVVPPKVEVYALSTGVWKTIKGSKIGYHMVEVFWSSAFANGGVHWMAYSGGKSTGYCNVVLVFDMGSEVFREVKLPEKLVGASPLDLAVTGYKDTISIFQYDKRGPYCCKGFTVWVMKEYGVEESWSKLFTGSLNGGVSTVLGFRKSGEVVVEKWDGTLVSCQPGKIKKMRIRGGKESFYLGTYAESLILLDEGKCVQTEDNGSSDEVASAGNASVVCSLEKNSLRHHLFAATALNPYAGFMNGFE, from the exons ATGTACAGAGAAGGAAAATCAAAACCCTCTCGCTCTAGGGTTTCATTCTCTCACTCTACAAagcctaatctctctctctctctctctctctctctgtgtgcgaAAATGTCGGACTACCTACCTCGGGAAACTCTAATCAACATTCTCACCCGCCTGCCCGCCAAAACCCTCCTCCGATTCAGATGCATTTGCAAGtcatggctctctctcctcagcTCCCCCGATTTCACCTCCGCCCACCTCCAAACCGCCGCTGCCAAatcccccctcctcctcctccacggCTACTTCCTCACGGGCCTCACCCCGAGGTACAAGGAGCTCTACTACCTCCGCTCCGACGACGCCGATTTCACCTCCCTCCTCGACCTTCATTGCCCCTTCAACACCCGCGCCGCAAACTTCTTCCGTGTCGTCGGATCCTGCAACGGTGTGATTTGCCTCTCCGACGACCTCTTGGGCTACACGTACACCGTTATTCTCTGGAACCCCGCCATTCGAAG GTATTTGACCCTTCCTATGCCTAATATCTGCTTTGATGACTACGGACCCTACATGTTCTCTCTTGGGTTCGGGTTTGACCCAAAAACAAACGACCATAAAGTAGTCAGGATAGTGTATCTAGAAGGATCAGGGAGGGTGAGGGGTTGGGTTGTTCCTCCTAAGGTGGAGGTTTACGCTCTTAGCACTGGTGTTTGGAAAACCATAAAGGGTTCTAAAATCGGGTACCATATGGTTGAGGTTTTCTGGTCAAGTGCCTTTGCTAATGGTGGGGTACATTGGATGGCGTATAGTGGTGGAAAGAGCACTGGTTACTGTAATGTTGtccttgtgtttgatatggGTAGTGAGGTGTTTAGGGAGGTTAAGCTGCCGGAAAAGTTGGTTGGTGCGTCTCCGCTGGATTTGGCGGTGACAGGTTATAAGGATACTATTTCAATTTTCCAGTATGACAAGCGGGGCCCTTATTGTTGCAAGGGGTTTACAGTGTGGGTTATGAAAGAGTATGGTGTGGAAGAATCGTGGAGTAAGTTGTTTACTGGCTCTTTGAATGGTGGTGTTTCTACCGTATTGGGGTTTAGGAAGAGTGGGGAGGTGGTCGTGGAAAAATGGGACGGTACGTTGGTGTCGTGTCAGCCGGGGAAGATTAAGAAGATGAGAATTCGTGGTGGAAAAGAATCGTTCTATTTGGGTACCTATGCAGAGAGCCTGATCTTGCTTGATGAAGGAAAATGTGTCCAAACGGAGGACAATGGGTCTTCCGATGAAGTTGCTTCTGCGGGCAATGCTTCTGTGGTGTGTTCATTGGAGAAAAACTCACTTAGGCACCACCTGTTCGCTGCAACTGCTCTTAATCCCTA CGCAGGGTTCATGAACGGCTTTGAATGA
- the LOC131334290 gene encoding thioredoxin-like protein Clot encodes MPMKTMDATVATFDGVLEKFRSEAHKNKANLILFLADIDPSTSLSWCPDCVRAEPVIYKKLEASPDDVALLRAYVGDRPTWRNPQHPWRVDSRFKLKGVPTLVRWEDETVKGRLEDHEAHLEHKIDALVAGK; translated from the exons ATGCCGATGAAGACTATGGATGCAACCGTTGCCACCTTCGACGGTGTCTTGGAAAAGTTCAGATCGGAAGCCCACAAGAACAAGGCCAATCTCATCCTCTTCTTGGCCGACATCGACCCTTCCACCTCTCTCAGCTGGTGCCCTG ATTGTGTGAGAGCTGAACCTGTCATTTACAAAAAGCTAGAAGCATCACCTGATGATGTGGCACTCCTGCGAGCATATGTTGGAGACAGACCTACATGGAGGAATCCCCAACATCCATGGAGAGTTGATTCAAGGTTCAAACTCAAAGGAGTCCCTACGCTTGTCCGATGGGAAGATGAAACCGTCAAAGGCCGCCTTGAAGACCATGAAGCCCACCTCGAACACAAAATAGATGCCCTTGTTGCTGGAAAGTAA